The bacterium nucleotide sequence GTCGCAAAGACGGTCGAAAAGACGGCCGGCAGGACGGCCAGCAGGGCCAGCCCGGCGAGCCGGCGCAGGGGGAGGCGGCGTATCGTGGTCATGATCGTGGCCGATCCTTGGGTCTGGGGTCGGGAACGCGCGTGATCCGGACATGAACCCCCCGCCGCCGCACCGGGTTCCCGACGGCGGCGGGTCACTCGATAATGTCTCACATTCCGCGCTCCTGGCAAGCCGGATGCTCTGCGACGTCCACCGGAACCCCCGGCGGGCGGCTACGGTGGCCGCTGCCCGTCCGTGTGGATACCATGGCGTGACGGGGCGCCGCCGGTTCCGGCGGCCGCCCAGCCTAGAAGGAGATCCGAGATGACGACCGGCATCCGCGACAGCGTGCTGGACCTGGTGGGGAACACGCCCCTGGTCCGCCTGCCCCGCCTGAACACGACCGCCGCCGACCTGGTGGCCAAGCTCGAGTTCTTCAACCCCATGGCCAGCGTCAAGGACCGCATCGGCAAGGCCATGATCGAGGCCGCCGAGCGCGACGGCCTGCTGGCGCCGGGCGGGGAGATCATCGAGCCGACGTCCGGCAACACCGGCATCGGCCTGGCCTTCGTCTGCGCCGCCAAGGGCTACCGGCTGACCCTGACGATGCCCGAGAGCATGTCCCGCGAACGGCGCGCCATCATGCGGGCGCTCGGCGCCGAGCTCGTGCTGACGCCGGCGGCCGCGGGCATGAAGGGCGCCATCGCGCGCGCGGGGGAGCTGCTGGCCGAGCGGCCGGGCGCGTTCATGCCCCAGCAGTTCGACAACCCGGCCAACCCGGAGGTCCACCGCCGCACGACGGCGGAGGAGATCTGGCGCGACACCGGCGGCGAGGTGGACGTGCTGATCTCGGGCGTGGGCACCGGCGGCACCCTGACCGGCGTCGCCTCGGTGCTGAAGGCGCGTCGGCCGGGCTTCCGCGCCGTGGCCGTGGAGCCCGCCGATTCGCCCGTCCTCTCCGGGGGGGCGCCCGGCCCGCACAAGATCCAGGGCATCGGCGCCGGCTTCGTGCCCTCGATCCTCGACACCGCGCTGATCGACGAGGTGATCCGGGTGACCAACGACGAGGCCATGGCCATGGCCCGCCGCGCGGCGCGCGAGGAGGGCCTGTTCGTCGGCATCTCGTCCGGCGCCGCCCTGCACGCGGCCCTGGCGGTGGCCGCGCGGCCCGAGAGCGCCGGCAAGCGCCTCGTCGTGGTGATCCCGAGCTTCGGCGAGCGCTACCTCACGTCCGACCTGTACCGCGACCTGCTCGGCGACTGAACGCCGCCACGGAGGCTCGACATGAACCCCAGGGACCCGCGCTGCTCCGGCCGCCTCCAGGACCTCGCCCGCGAGCTCGCCGCCGACTACCAGTCCGCCGGCGGCTTCAACCGCGCGGGGGACGCCGAACTGCCCTCGTTCGCGCGGGTGGAGGCGGTGCTGCAGGACCTGCTGACGATCGTGTTCCCGGGCTACTTCGGCGGCCGACTGGGGGCGCGCGCCTGCCTCGAGACCTTCGTCGCCGCGAAGATCGACGCCGCCTACGACGCGCTCGCGGAGATCCTCGGCGGCACGCTCGCCTTCTGCGCCCGCGAGGGCGTCCACACGCCGCAGCCGCTGCCCCTGGCCGGCGCGAACCCGGAGTCGGACATCCCCACCGCCGCCGAGAGCCTGGCGCTGGCTTACCTCGGTCGGCTGCCGGGGATCCGCGCCCTGGTGCGCACCGACGTCGAGGCCGCCTTCCTGGGCGACCCCGCCGCCACCGGGCGCGACGAGGTCATCCTCTGCTACCCCGGCCTGCTGGCCATCGCCGTGCACCGCCTGGCGCACCCGCTGCAGGCGGCGGGCGTGCCGATCGTGCCGCGCCTGATGAGCGAGTGGGCGCACGCCCGCACCGGCGTGGACATCCACCCCGGGGCGACGATCGGCCCGCACTTCTTCATCGATCACGGCACCGGCGTGGTCGTGGGCGAAACCACGCGCATCGGCGCCCGCGTGAAGATCTACCAGGGCGTCACCCTCGGCGCCCTGAGCTTCAAGCGCGCACCCGACGGCTCGCTGGCCAAGGGCGGCCGGCGTCACCCGACCATCGAGGACGACGTGACGATCTACGCCAACGCCACCATCCTGGGCGGCGAGACCGTCGTCGGCCGCGGCGCCGTGGTCGGCGGCGGCTGCTGGGTCGTGGCCTCGGTGCCGGCCGGCGGGCGCATCCTGACCCACACCCACGACGACCGCTGATCAACGCTTCTCCCGCGGCCAGGATGGGGGTTGTCCCCGTCCCGCCGCCGGGGTATCTTCCCGGACATCCACCCCCCCTGCCCCGGAGGACACCATGTCCCGACGTCGTTGCTGGTCCGCGGCCCCCGTCTGCGCGGCGGCCCTGCTGGCCCTGTCCGTCCTGTCGCCCCGGCCGGCCCCGGCCTCGCCGCCGCCTGCCGACGCCGATCCCGGCTGCCTGGCGCGCGCCAAGGCCGGCCTGACGACGGCCGGCGCCGTCGGCGACAAGTCCTCGCTCGCGGGTGACGACTACGACGTGCGCGACTACCGCCTGCAGTTGACGCTGGATCCCGCCGCTGCGACCTACCAGGGCGTCGTCACCGTCACCTACGTGGCCGGGCTGGATTACGCGGGCGTGCTGGTCCTGGACTGCGTCGGCCCCGTGGTCACCGGCGTCACCGACGGCGAGACGGCGCTGCCCTTCGTCCAGGCGGGCGGCGCGCTGCGCGTCACGACCGCGGGCAAGCGCGAAGCGGCGGTCGACAGCGTCGTGGTGACCTACGGCAACGCGCTGCCGCTGCGGACCCGCGAGGGGTTGAGCCTCTGGTACTGGGACTACCCCGAGGACACCGACCCGATCATCTCGAGCATGAGCCAGCCCGATGCGGCCCGCACCTGGTGGCCCTGCAAGGACCGCTCCGACGACAAGGCCCGCTGCCGGGTGGAGATCACGGCCCCCGCCGGCCTCGTCGGGGTGTCCAACGGCAGCCTCGTGGACGAGATCGACCACGGCGACGGCACGCTCACCCGGATCTGGCGCGAGGACCACCCCATCGCCACCTACCTGGTGTCGGTGGCCCTGAGCGCCTACGCCGATTTCGGCAGCCTGTGCGTGACCGGCGACGGCAGCGTGCCGCTGCGGCACTGGGTCCACCCCGACGACGTGGACGCCGCCCAGGTCGACTTCGCGCCCCTGTGCGACATGATCGACGTCATGGAGGGCCTCGTCGGGCGCTACCCGTTCGCCGACGAGAAGTACGGCCACGCGGAATTCCTGAACATGAACTCGGGCGCGATGGAGCACCAGA carries:
- the cysK gene encoding cysteine synthase A, producing MTTGIRDSVLDLVGNTPLVRLPRLNTTAADLVAKLEFFNPMASVKDRIGKAMIEAAERDGLLAPGGEIIEPTSGNTGIGLAFVCAAKGYRLTLTMPESMSRERRAIMRALGAELVLTPAAAGMKGAIARAGELLAERPGAFMPQQFDNPANPEVHRRTTAEEIWRDTGGEVDVLISGVGTGGTLTGVASVLKARRPGFRAVAVEPADSPVLSGGAPGPHKIQGIGAGFVPSILDTALIDEVIRVTNDEAMAMARRAAREEGLFVGISSGAALHAALAVAARPESAGKRLVVVIPSFGERYLTSDLYRDLLGD
- a CDS encoding serine acetyltransferase: MNPRDPRCSGRLQDLARELAADYQSAGGFNRAGDAELPSFARVEAVLQDLLTIVFPGYFGGRLGARACLETFVAAKIDAAYDALAEILGGTLAFCAREGVHTPQPLPLAGANPESDIPTAAESLALAYLGRLPGIRALVRTDVEAAFLGDPAATGRDEVILCYPGLLAIAVHRLAHPLQAAGVPIVPRLMSEWAHARTGVDIHPGATIGPHFFIDHGTGVVVGETTRIGARVKIYQGVTLGALSFKRAPDGSLAKGGRRHPTIEDDVTIYANATILGGETVVGRGAVVGGGCWVVASVPAGGRILTHTHDDR
- a CDS encoding M1 family metallopeptidase, with translation MSRRRCWSAAPVCAAALLALSVLSPRPAPASPPPADADPGCLARAKAGLTTAGAVGDKSSLAGDDYDVRDYRLQLTLDPAAATYQGVVTVTYVAGLDYAGVLVLDCVGPVVTGVTDGETALPFVQAGGALRVTTAGKREAAVDSVVVTYGNALPLRTREGLSLWYWDYPEDTDPIISSMSQPDAARTWWPCKDRSDDKARCRVEITAPAGLVGVSNGSLVDEIDHGDGTLTRIWREDHPIATYLVSVALSAYADFGSLCVTGDGSVPLRHWVHPDDVDAAQVDFAPLCDMIDVMEGLVGRYPFADEKYGHAEFLNMNSGAMEHQTVTSYGRNLIRGNNHYDWIMVHELAHQWFGDALTPRGWQDIWLNEGFATYAEALWEEHLYGMAPDGEDGYFPWIRSKRWSSDWIGETPVYDPFPILDQVVYDKGAWILHMLRGRMGDGDFFALLADWTATARLHGVVDTGMFIDLASEHAGEDLTGFFTPWLEATTVPHLEFTSLTTDGTAGAGTRLQVRLRDRSGVAFDNVYPVRVTTEAGEEWRALRLVGSETTQSFDFTTAVQSAALDPLGWVAWREAAANPDPLRLLRSYPNPSFNGVIALVYLQQEAAVLKLEIFDAAGRRLHRRDVDAAGSSLLEREELWNGRD